The following coding sequences are from one Streptococcus sp. NPS 308 window:
- the zwf gene encoding glucose-6-phosphate dehydrogenase, giving the protein MSSKVIVTIFGASGDLAKRKLYPSLFRLYKSGNLSEHFAVIGTARRPWSKEYFESVVVESILDLADSTEQAQEFASHFYYQSHDVNDTEHYIALRQLQAELNEKYQAEHNKLFFLSMAPQFFGTIAKHLKSENIVDGKGFERLIVEKPFGTDYETASKLNEDLLAAFDEEQIYRIDHYLGKEMIQSIFAVRFANMIFENVWNREHIDNVQITFAERLGVEERGGYYDQSGALRDMVQNHTLQLLSLLAMDKPASFTKDEIRAEKIKVFKNLYHPTEEELKEQFIRGQYRSGKIDGMKYISYRSEPNVDPESTTETFASGAFFVDSDRFRGVPFFFRTGKRLTEKGTHVNIVFKQMDSIFGEPLAPNILTIYIQPTEGFSLSLNGKQVGEEFNLAPSSLDYRTDATATGASPDPYEKLIYDVLNNNSTNFSHWDEVSASWKLIDRIEKLWAENSAPLHDYKAGSMGPQASFDLLEKYGAKWTWQPDIAYREEGRLE; this is encoded by the coding sequence ATGTCATCAAAGGTTATTGTTACAATTTTCGGTGCGAGTGGAGATTTAGCTAAACGCAAACTCTACCCTTCCCTTTTCAGACTCTATAAATCAGGCAATCTCTCTGAGCATTTTGCTGTTATCGGAACAGCTCGTAGACCTTGGAGTAAGGAATATTTTGAATCTGTAGTTGTCGAATCCATCCTTGATTTGGCAGATAGTACCGAGCAAGCCCAAGAATTTGCTAGCCACTTCTACTATCAAAGCCATGATGTGAACGATACGGAACATTACATTGCTTTGCGCCAATTACAAGCTGAGCTTAACGAAAAATACCAAGCTGAACACAATAAGCTCTTCTTCTTGTCTATGGCACCTCAGTTCTTTGGAACTATTGCCAAGCACCTCAAATCTGAAAACATTGTTGATGGCAAAGGTTTTGAGCGCTTGATCGTTGAGAAACCATTTGGTACAGACTACGAAACAGCTAGCAAACTCAATGAAGATCTCCTTGCAGCCTTTGATGAGGAGCAAATCTACCGTATTGACCATTACCTAGGTAAAGAGATGATTCAGAGTATCTTTGCTGTTCGTTTTGCCAACATGATCTTTGAGAATGTTTGGAATCGCGAACACATCGATAATGTTCAGATTACCTTTGCGGAACGCTTGGGTGTAGAAGAACGCGGTGGCTACTATGATCAATCTGGTGCCCTTCGTGATATGGTGCAAAATCATACTCTTCAACTCCTCTCTCTTCTAGCCATGGACAAACCAGCTAGCTTTACAAAGGATGAGATTCGTGCTGAAAAGATAAAGGTCTTTAAAAACCTCTATCATCCAACTGAGGAAGAATTGAAGGAACAGTTTATCCGTGGTCAATATCGCTCTGGTAAAATCGATGGCATGAAATACATTTCCTATCGTAGCGAGCCAAACGTCGATCCTGAATCTACAACAGAAACTTTCGCATCTGGCGCCTTCTTTGTAGACAGCGATCGTTTCCGTGGTGTTCCCTTCTTCTTCCGTACAGGGAAACGTCTGACTGAAAAAGGGACTCATGTCAATATCGTCTTTAAGCAAATGGACTCTATCTTTGGAGAACCGTTAGCGCCAAATATCTTGACCATCTATATCCAACCAACTGAAGGATTCTCTCTCAGCCTCAATGGGAAGCAAGTCGGTGAAGAATTTAACCTGGCACCAAGCTCTCTGGATTACCGTACAGATGCTACTGCTACTGGAGCCTCACCAGACCCATACGAGAAATTAATCTACGATGTCTTGAATAACAACTCAACCAATTTTAGCCACTGGGATGAGGTAAGTGCTTCGTGGAAATTGATTGACCGTATCGAAAAGCTCTGGGCTGAAAATAGTGCCCCACTTCATGACTATAAAGCTGGAAGCATGGGACCACAAGCTAGCTTTGACTTACTTGAGAAGTATGGAGCCAAATGGACCTGGCAACCAGATATCGCCTATCGTGAAGAAGGTCGTTTAGAATAA
- a CDS encoding amino acid ABC transporter ATP-binding protein: MAKLKIDVNDLHKYYGKNEVLKGITTKFYEGDVVCIIGPSGSGKSTFLRSLNLLEEVTSGHITVNGYDLTEKSTNVDHVRENVGMVFQHFNLFPHMSVLENITFAPIEHKRMIKEEAEKLGMELLEKVGLADKANANPDSLSGGQKQRVAIARGLAMNPDIMLFDEPTSALDPEMVGDVLNVMKELAEQGMTMIIVTHEMGFARQVANRVIFTADGEFLEDGTPDQIFDNPQHPRLKEFLDKVLNV; encoded by the coding sequence ATGGCAAAACTAAAAATTGATGTAAATGATTTGCATAAGTATTATGGAAAAAACGAAGTTTTAAAAGGCATTACGACTAAATTCTATGAAGGAGATGTTGTCTGTATCATCGGTCCTTCTGGTTCTGGTAAATCCACTTTCCTCCGTAGCCTTAACCTTCTCGAGGAGGTAACGAGTGGTCACATCACTGTGAATGGTTATGATTTGACTGAAAAGTCAACCAATGTCGACCATGTTCGTGAAAACGTGGGAATGGTCTTCCAACATTTCAACCTCTTTCCTCACATGTCCGTCCTAGAAAATATCACTTTTGCACCTATTGAACACAAACGAATGATAAAAGAAGAAGCTGAAAAATTGGGGATGGAGTTGCTGGAGAAAGTCGGTCTTGCAGACAAAGCTAATGCTAACCCAGATAGCCTATCAGGTGGTCAGAAACAGCGTGTAGCTATCGCTCGTGGACTTGCCATGAATCCTGATATCATGCTCTTTGATGAGCCAACTTCCGCTCTTGATCCTGAGATGGTCGGAGATGTACTAAACGTTATGAAGGAATTAGCAGAGCAAGGCATGACCATGATTATCGTAACCCATGAGATGGGATTTGCTCGTCAGGTAGCCAACCGTGTTATCTTTACGGCTGATGGTGAATTCCTGGAAGATGGGACACCAGATCAAATCTTTGATAATCCGCAACACCCTCGTCTAAAAGAATTTTTAGACAAGGTCTTAAATGTATAA
- a CDS encoding ABC transporter substrate-binding protein/permease has product MKKKILACLLILFPIFSLGMAKADTVKIVSDTAYAPFEFKDSDQTYKGIDVDIINKVAEIKGWNIQMSYPGFDAAVNAVQSGQADAIMAGMTKTKERENVFTMSDTYYDTKVVIATTKANKITKYEDLSGKTVGVKNGTAAQRFLESIKDKYGFSIKTFDTGDLMNNSLSAGAVNAIMDDKPVIEYAINQGQDLSINMDGEAVGSFAFGVKKGSKYEHLVTEFNEALAQMKKDGSLEQIIQKWTASTTTATPTTTTAAGQKATPVKSKYIIASDSSFAPFVFQNSSNQYTGIDMDLIKAIAKDQGFEIEITNPGFDAAISAVQAGQADGIIAGMSVTDARKETFDFSESYYTANTILGVKESSTIASYEDLKDKTVGVKNGTASQTFLTENQSKYGYKIKTFADGASMYDSLNTGSIDAVMDDEPVLKYSISQGQKLKTPIAGTPIGETAFAVKKGTNPELIQMFNNGLANLKANGEFQKILDKYLASETSTNSTSTVDETTIWGLLQNNYKQLLSGLGITLALALISFAIAIVIGIIFGMFSVSPYKSLRLISEIFVDVIRGIPLMILAAFIFWGIPNFIESITGQQSPINDFVAGTIALSLNAAAYIAEIVRGGIQAVPVGQMEASRSLGISYGKTMRKIILPQATKLMLPNFVNQFVIALKDTTIVSAIGLVELFQTGKIIIARNYQSFKMYAILAIFYLVIITLLTRLAKRLEKRIR; this is encoded by the coding sequence ATGAAGAAAAAAATACTAGCATGTTTGCTCATTTTATTTCCCATTTTCTCACTAGGTATGGCAAAAGCTGATACTGTTAAGATTGTGTCTGATACAGCTTACGCACCTTTTGAGTTTAAAGATTCAGATCAAACCTATAAAGGGATTGATGTTGATATTATCAATAAAGTCGCAGAAATCAAAGGATGGAACATCCAAATGTCTTATCCTGGCTTTGATGCAGCTGTAAATGCGGTGCAGTCAGGTCAAGCAGATGCTATTATGGCAGGTATGACAAAAACAAAAGAACGTGAAAATGTCTTTACCATGTCTGATACTTATTATGATACAAAAGTTGTCATTGCTACCACAAAGGCAAATAAAATCACCAAATATGAGGATCTTAGCGGCAAAACAGTTGGAGTTAAGAACGGAACTGCCGCTCAACGTTTCCTCGAAAGTATCAAAGATAAATACGGTTTCTCTATTAAAACCTTTGATACAGGTGATTTGATGAATAACAGTCTAAGTGCTGGTGCTGTAAATGCCATCATGGATGACAAACCTGTTATTGAGTATGCGATTAACCAAGGACAAGATCTCAGCATCAATATGGATGGTGAGGCTGTTGGAAGCTTTGCCTTTGGTGTCAAGAAAGGTAGCAAGTATGAACACTTGGTTACCGAGTTTAACGAAGCTCTAGCACAAATGAAGAAGGATGGTAGCTTGGAGCAAATCATCCAAAAATGGACAGCTTCTACAACTACGGCAACCCCAACGACAACTACTGCTGCTGGACAAAAAGCTACTCCAGTGAAGAGCAAGTACATTATTGCCAGCGACTCATCTTTCGCCCCATTCGTCTTTCAAAATTCAAGCAATCAATACACTGGTATTGATATGGACCTCATCAAGGCCATTGCCAAAGATCAAGGTTTTGAAATTGAAATTACCAACCCAGGATTTGACGCAGCAATCAGTGCTGTTCAAGCAGGACAAGCAGATGGTATCATTGCTGGTATGTCTGTAACAGATGCCCGTAAGGAAACCTTTGACTTCTCAGAATCATACTACACAGCAAATACGATTCTCGGTGTGAAAGAATCAAGCACAATTGCTTCTTATGAAGACCTCAAGGATAAAACTGTCGGTGTTAAAAACGGAACTGCCTCTCAAACCTTCCTTACTGAGAACCAAAGCAAATACGGTTATAAGATTAAAACCTTTGCAGATGGCGCATCTATGTATGACAGTCTGAACACTGGATCTATCGATGCCGTGATGGATGACGAGCCTGTTCTCAAATATTCTATCAGCCAAGGTCAAAAATTGAAAACACCAATCGCTGGAACTCCAATCGGTGAAACCGCCTTTGCGGTTAAAAAAGGAACAAACCCTGAATTGATCCAGATGTTCAATAATGGACTTGCGAACCTCAAAGCTAACGGAGAATTCCAAAAGATTCTTGACAAGTATCTAGCTAGCGAAACTTCAACTAACTCTACAAGTACGGTTGACGAAACTACTATCTGGGGCTTGCTTCAAAACAACTACAAACAACTTCTTAGTGGACTTGGAATCACTCTTGCTCTAGCGCTTATTTCATTTGCAATTGCCATTGTCATCGGGATTATCTTCGGTATGTTTAGCGTTAGTCCATACAAATCTCTTCGTCTAATCTCTGAGATTTTCGTTGATGTTATTCGAGGAATTCCATTGATGATTCTTGCAGCCTTCATCTTCTGGGGAATTCCAAACTTCATCGAGTCCATTACAGGCCAACAAAGTCCAATCAATGACTTTGTAGCTGGTACTATCGCCCTCTCACTTAATGCGGCAGCTTATATCGCTGAAATTGTTCGAGGCGGGATTCAAGCTGTTCCAGTTGGACAAATGGAGGCCAGCCGCAGTCTTGGTATCTCTTATGGAAAAACCATGCGTAAGATTATCTTGCCACAAGCGACTAAATTGATGTTGCCAAACTTTGTCAACCAATTCGTTATCGCTCTTAAAGATACAACCATCGTATCTGCTATCGGTTTGGTGGAACTTTTCCAAACTGGTAAGATCATCATCGCCCGTAACTACCAAAGTTTCAAGATGTATGCAATCCTTGCTATCTTCTATCTTGTAATTATCACGCTTTTGACTAGACTAGCGAAACGCTTAGAAAAGAGGATTCGTTAA
- the uvrB gene encoding excinuclease ABC subunit UvrB — MINRITDNTFKLVSKYEPSGDQPQAIEQLVDNIEGGEKAQILMGATGTGKTYTMSQVISKVNKPTLVIAHNKTLAGQLYGEFKEFFPENAVEYFVSYYDYYQPEAYVPSSDTYIEKDSSVNDEIDKLRHSATSALLERNDVIVVASVSCIYGLGSPKEYSDSVVSLRPGLEISRDKLLNDLVDIQFERNDIDFQRGRFRVRGDVVEIFPASRDEHAFRVEFFGDEIDRIREVEALTGQVLGEVDHLAIFPATHFVTNDDHMEVAIAKIQAELEEQLAVFEKEGKLLEAQRLKQRTEYDIEMLREMGYTNGVENYSRHMDGRSEGEPPYTLLDFFPDDFLIMIDESHMTMGQIKGMYNGDRSRKEMLVNYGFRLPSALDNRPLRREEFESHVHQIVYVSATPGDYENEQTETVIEQIIRPTGLLDPEVEVRPTMGQIDDLLGEINARVEKNERTFITTLTKKMAEDLTDYFKEMGIKVKYMHSDIKTLERTEIIRDLRLGVFDVLVGINLLREGIDVPEVSLVAILDADKEGFLRNERGLIQTIGRAARNSEGHVIMYADTMTQSMQRAIDETARRRKIQMAYNEEHGIVPQTIKKEIRDLIAVTKAVAKEEDKEVDINSLNKQERKELVKKLEKQMQEAVEVLDFELAAQIRDMMLEVKALG, encoded by the coding sequence ATGATTAATAGAATTACAGATAATACATTTAAACTAGTATCAAAATACGAACCTTCAGGAGATCAACCCCAAGCGATTGAGCAGTTGGTTGACAATATCGAAGGTGGAGAGAAGGCCCAAATTTTGATGGGGGCGACGGGTACAGGGAAGACCTATACCATGAGTCAGGTCATTTCCAAAGTCAATAAACCAACTTTGGTCATTGCCCATAACAAAACCCTAGCTGGTCAGCTCTATGGGGAGTTTAAGGAATTTTTCCCTGAAAATGCTGTTGAGTACTTCGTATCCTACTATGATTATTACCAACCCGAGGCCTATGTTCCTTCGAGTGATACCTATATTGAGAAGGATAGCTCAGTCAATGACGAGATTGACAAGCTCCGTCACTCAGCGACTTCAGCCCTTCTGGAGCGCAATGATGTCATCGTCGTAGCTTCAGTCTCTTGTATCTATGGTTTGGGTTCGCCAAAGGAATATTCTGATAGTGTTGTTAGTCTTCGTCCAGGTCTGGAGATTTCTCGTGATAAACTCTTGAATGACTTGGTGGATATTCAGTTTGAACGCAATGATATTGATTTCCAACGGGGAAGATTTCGTGTGCGTGGGGATGTAGTGGAGATTTTCCCAGCTTCCCGAGATGAACACGCTTTTCGAGTAGAGTTTTTCGGGGATGAGATTGACCGTATCCGTGAAGTTGAGGCTTTGACAGGTCAGGTATTGGGAGAAGTCGATCATTTGGCGATTTTCCCTGCTACTCACTTCGTAACCAATGACGACCACATGGAGGTTGCGATTGCCAAGATTCAGGCGGAGTTGGAGGAGCAGTTAGCTGTCTTTGAGAAGGAAGGCAAACTGCTAGAAGCCCAGCGTTTGAAACAGAGGACAGAGTATGATATTGAGATGCTACGTGAGATGGGCTATACCAATGGTGTCGAAAACTACTCTCGTCATATGGATGGTCGAAGCGAGGGAGAGCCTCCTTATACGCTTCTCGACTTTTTCCCAGATGATTTCTTGATCATGATTGATGAAAGTCACATGACCATGGGGCAGATCAAGGGTATGTACAATGGAGACCGTTCGCGTAAGGAAATGTTAGTAAATTATGGCTTTCGTTTACCGTCAGCCTTGGACAATCGTCCTCTCCGTCGTGAAGAGTTTGAAAGCCATGTGCACCAGATTGTTTACGTTTCAGCAACACCAGGCGACTATGAAAATGAACAGACCGAGACAGTGATTGAGCAAATCATTCGTCCGACAGGGCTTCTAGACCCAGAGGTGGAAGTTCGTCCGACTATGGGACAGATTGATGACCTCCTAGGTGAAATCAATGCTCGTGTTGAGAAGAATGAACGGACCTTTATCACAACCTTGACCAAGAAGATGGCAGAAGACTTGACCGACTACTTCAAAGAAATGGGCATCAAGGTCAAGTATATGCACTCGGATATCAAGACCTTGGAACGGACAGAGATTATCCGCGACCTACGCTTGGGTGTTTTTGATGTCTTGGTCGGAATCAATTTGCTCCGTGAAGGGATTGACGTACCCGAAGTAAGTTTGGTTGCTATTCTAGATGCTGACAAGGAAGGTTTCCTTCGTAACGAACGTGGCCTCATCCAGACCATTGGACGTGCTGCCCGTAACAGCGAAGGACATGTCATCATGTATGCGGACACGATGACTCAGTCTATGCAACGTGCTATCGATGAAACGGCCCGTCGTCGGAAAATCCAGATGGCTTATAATGAAGAACATGGTATCGTTCCACAAACCATCAAGAAAGAAATCCGTGATCTTATTGCCGTGACTAAAGCTGTTGCCAAGGAAGAGGATAAGGAAGTCGATATCAATAGCCTCAACAAACAAGAACGCAAGGAACTCGTCAAAAAACTGGAAAAACAAATGCAAGAAGCCGTCGAAGTGCTTGACTTTGAACTGGCAGCTCAGATACGCGATATGATGTTGGAAGTCAAGGCGTTGGGGTAG